A stretch of DNA from Gouania willdenowi unplaced genomic scaffold, fGouWil2.1 scaffold_354_arrow_ctg1, whole genome shotgun sequence:
CGGTCGTCTCTGCGATGGCAGCTTTGAAAACCCCGCCGTGATTGGCCTCGTGGACACCTTTGAGCTGGAGACGGAGGTGATTATTGTCATGGAACGACCCCCGGACACAGTGGACGGGCATGATTACATGTTTAAAGTAAAACATGTGCCAGAGGACCAGGTCAAGATCATCTTTAAACAGATCATCAACGCCGCATtgctaatgcacaaaaatggcgTCTTCCACCGGGACTTGAAGCTGGAAAACCTCCTGGTTGATAGGAACAAAGGAACTCCTGAGATCCGAGTCATCGACTTCGGCTGTGGGGATTTTGTGGAAAACGAGCCCTTCAGGGAATTCAATGGAACTCCAGACTTTGCACCACCAGAAGTTTATTGTAAGGAAACTTACAGGGCCGAGGCTACGACGGTATGGCAAATCGGAGTCATGCTGTATATGATCTGTACCAGAGACAGTTTCGAAACATTGAAGTACATCGAACAAGACAACAAGGTGCTGGGAAATGTATCGAAGAAATGCAATGACTTCTTGAGCCGGTGTCTGGCCTTTTACCCAAGTCAACGTCCAACCTTAGAGGATCTACTTTTACATCCCTGGCTGGAGTTAACTGGCCCCCACTCAAATGACCCTGTCCTTGAAGTGCAGGAATATTCTTGTCATCAGCCTGAAGCCATGAAAACAACATTCCACCGCAATTCAGTTGTCCTGAGCAGCAGAAAAGAGTTCACAAGCAGGTACAAAGAAGAGGAACTGCTCGGTGAAGGTGGATTTTCACAGGTTTACGCTGGAGAATGTCGGTCCACTTCTACACCTGTGGCCATTAAACATATCCAAAAGGAAGACGTGCAGTTTGTGAAAGTAAACTGTCAGGGTAATGTTTACAAAGAGATCTTGGAGGTGTTCCTCATGGAGCAGGCGGCCGGTCGTCTCTGCGACGGCAGCTTTAAAAACCCCGCCGTGATTGGCCTCATGGACACCTTTGAGCTGGAGACGGAGGTGATTATCGTCATGGAACGACTGCCGGACACAGTGGACATGTTCGATTACTTACTTGAAGTACGTGTACCAGAGGATCAGGCCAAGATCATCATCAAACAGATCATCAACGCCGCATtgctaatgcacaaaaatggcgTCTTCCACCGGGACTTGAAGCTGAATAACATCCTGGTTAAAAGGAACAAAGGAACTCCTGAGATCCGAGTCATCGACTTTGGCTGTGGGGATTTCGTAGAAAACGAGCCCTTCGGTAAGTTCGATGGAGCTCCAGCATTTGCACCACCAGAACATATTTGTGGGGAAACTTACATGGCCGAGGCTACGACGGTATGGCAAATCGGAGTCATGCTGTATATGATCATTACCAACGCTGGTTTCGATACATCTATgtttatgatagaaatgatagAAGGCGACCTGGTGTTGAACTATGTATCGAATGAATGCAATGACTTTTTGAACCAGTGTCTGGCCTTGGACCCAAACCAACGTCCAACCATAGAGGATCTTCTTCTGCATCCCTGGCTGGAGTGAACTGGCCCCCACGAACCtaaaagttgttgacaacatgGCAGACACTGCGGGTCCTTCGTAGACTCattagtctgttgtttgtagtgattcacagagaaaacaagCGACTGGAACAGAGAACGAGCAAACACTGCACTCAGTGCgcgcttgtctggatataaagcagTGGATTGAGCGGTTGTTGTTCCAATCTGCTCCTCCCTCCCCGACAAAATCGGCGTCCACCGTCAGCCGGGAGTGTGCATGCATTCAGCGTTCAGCAAAGGAGGAATAAAGTTCTTCTAATAAAGTTCTTCAATGCTTTTTATCCTCATGTATCATTTTATTCTATCCTACCTGtgtctaacttagtgatttacaactgacagcaagtctatccctccatgttaaagtgtatttcacatattaaagcacatgtatccagtGTTGTATCATACATCATGTAGAACGTACTGTAATAAATAacaacactgcttaatttgagctactttactctcattctttaagtaacaggaggtgctgaacatttcaagctgttttttggatttcatcagttcatgttttgatactgtagcaaaaatgaagcagaaagcggccgtcGGCCTCATTTTATCATCAATTTaccaattatgttactaatggtttttgcattattgtatatgttacacacattgtggttggtgtgaatctggagacgttctatatatttaattagtcataagtatttaaatgaaaaagaatacttgatgaGTCAAACCACCACTAGAaggtattttaaatgtttttgtagcAAAGTTACAGTGTTCACTTCAGTCTTCAAGGTGCAGCTATTTCAGTTcagttatttacttgtttgtttctgtaaaaCCTTCtatcaaaataagacaaaatgtcaaaagtaattttgctcatgttttctaatttatgtaaagtgtctttgtcaGTATTAGGAATGTAACGGTGTGAAAATTTCACACCAGGGTTATAGTGACCAAAATTATCACGGTTATTGGTATACTGCGGTATTTctaaaatgtcttcaaaatgttcaaaaaacaGTGATAAATTGAAGtaatttcaccaaaatgtatatttaaatagatttgttatatattaaagtcttaacaataacaacttgaacaaaacactgcaaagtcaacattaaaaatggtgcaaaataagcattaaatacagtaaataaaaaagactAATCAAAACTATAACATTAACAATAgtcacagcaaaaataaatcaaaactgtaACATTAACAATAGTCagtaaaaaattgttttttataaaaacggttcaaaataaataaaaataaaaattaatttaaaaaaatcttataaCTGCAACAATGCAATAATGAccatagtaaaaataaataaataaataaataatccaaatCCAAAAAGCACAGGTGTAATGTCACATTAAGTAAACTTGAACAAACCCACGTTTACCACAACTCTGGTTAATAAGTTAGTACAAAGTAAacctaattaaaaacaaacctgaagcTGAAGAAACCCTAAACGTTAACGTTtgttgacgtgtgtgtgtgtgtgtgtgtgtgtgttgattgcATGATTTCCTGTCTTCTTAGTCGTGAGCTGCAGAAACATGACTCGTCTCTTTTGAATGTAATCAAACAGCTCCAAACCAAATCAAGTGCTGATGTTCCAGGGTTTAAAACCTCCCACCGTGCTTTCAAACTGGGAATTATTTTCatacaacatacaaaacactattttaaataattgactCTTCGATATGTGGTGACACACTTGTGTCTTGACTGAATTCAATGTGATAAAAGTGTGTCTGTAGTTTAAAAATCCACAGTTTCCTTTGCTTTTTATGGATTCACCTCtttattgcatattttgttaccattgtgtaaatttctctgttatttttgtgtctttttagtcGTCTtccctgttgttgtttttggttaattttgtgtatttgtgcggGGGGACACTCTACTGTAAAAACATCAACTTAAATTCACAGATATGCTATAAATCAGTCATTTGCtggttttatttctgttttaattacaGAGGCTTTCTCcaggtctcacacacacacacacacacacacacacacacacacacacacatacacacgtctCTGAatgtccatttatagaaatataaacaaaggctaaactaaagctttaccatttaaatacataataataagtgcagctgtacttttagttaatatgttattttttacagaataattatttgttttatgtctgaattagttttggatcaagttgttcaagttcaaaaggagcactgtaaatattctgaaagactaaatgtgtcatatgttgtaataataataataacaataattcatcaattttatatagtgctttatatttattattatccagtgagagagacaaatataatataataaagaattAAAGGAATCAGTCAGGGAATCAAATCGATAAACAGTATCAATAATGGAATCTTAAtcactaaattcttatcaatttcCATCCCTATCCAGAGTGATGCATAtcaaaaaatgttgatatttctGATCCTTCTTGTTATCGGTGCTGTAGGATCAATGTGGTGGATGGATCCATGTTGTAGAACAGCTCACTGGCCAATAGGAGCACTGAataaagtcacatgactggTGAGATGTtagatataaataaatgaaaataaaatttggAGATTACGATAAACACTTGAACATATCTGACTAAAGGAAGCAGAGATCTACTggtgtttcttgtgatcaacatGTGCGTGTTGACGTCTTGTGCCGTTGGTAGCGACGCTAGGTTGTTAAACACTGCCTTCATAAAAGCTGTGTAATTCTTTTTCGTAAAGTCTCTAATTGTAAGTTTTCTAATGTCTCCTCGCACCAGCaacacagtcgatagtcagtcacctgtTTATCTGGAGACTCTTTAGACATCGC
This window harbors:
- the LOC114459823 gene encoding serine/threonine-protein kinase par-1-like — its product is MFGCVRNVFKKCINRKNSNNNNPSFLRRAFLSTKRNLRKFVQKFKKDKSKAAKRTCIPQQIPHQKDDEHHEEEIFSQDIISFPDLSSISSDSEFGWSRTITNQKTCTWATIPSFPSSSTGSNPTLSSAYVNDSVLEALEYSCHHPDAMKTTFHRNSVVLSSSKEFTSKYKEEELLGEGGYSQVYAGECRSTSTPVAIKHIPKKDVRFARVNCQGNVYHEILEVFLMEQAAGRLCDGSFENPAVIGLVDTFELETEVIIVMERPPDTVDGHDYMFKVKHVPEDQVKIIFKQIINAALLMHKNGVFHRDLKLENLLVDRNKGTPEIRVIDFGCGDFVENEPFREFNGTPDFAPPEVYCKETYRAEATTVWQIGVMLYMICTRDSFETLKYIEQDNKVLGNVSKKCNDFLSRCLAFYPSQRPTLEDLLLHPWLELTGPHSNDPVLEVQEYSCHQPEAMKTTFHRNSVVLSSRKEFTSRYKEEELLGEGGFSQVYAGECRSTSTPVAIKHIQKEDVQFVKVNCQGNVYKEILEVFLMEQAAGRLCDGSFKNPAVIGLMDTFELETEVIIVMERLPDTVDMFDYLLEVRVPEDQAKIIIKQIINAALLMHKNGVFHRDLKLNNILVKRNKGTPEIRVIDFGCGDFVENEPFGKFDGAPAFAPPEHICGETYMAEATTVWQIGVMLYMIITNAGFDTSMFMIEMIEGDLVLNYVSNECNDFLNQCLALDPNQRPTIEDLLLHPWLE